The DNA region CAGCGCCGCGAGCTCGACGGACCGGATCCTTCCCTGTTCTTTGATTTGAATACGTACTCGGGCGATGTAAAATATTATGTTACCGAAGCAAACGGGTGGCAGCCTGTTTTTGGCGCGAGTTCGGACATCGGCCATAGTTTAAACAAAGGCTCGGAGTTTTTGATCCCGGCTTATGATACTTATGGCGTGGGCGCTTTTGCATATATCAAAAAAACCTGGGATAAAAACACCTTTAATGCCGGTATCAGGTATGATTATCGCAAAAACGAGGGCAAAGGCCTGGTTGAGGATGGCGAAACCAAATTTACCCCTTTTACCAACAAATTTTCGAACGTAAGCGGTGCGTTGGGTTATACCCATGAGTTTAATGACAATCTGAATTTCAAGGCCAATGCCGGCTCGGCCTTCCGCGCGCCAAACCCGGCCGAACTTGGCTCCAACGGTGTACATGAAGGTACTTTCCGCTATGAAATAGGCAATCCTAACCTGGCGCCCGAAAGAAGTTACCAGGTTGACGCTACCCTGCAATACGACGACAAAATTGTAAGTGCCAGTTTAGGGATCTATGAAAACTACATCCATAACTATATTTACGCGTCGCACAAGCAGGGGGATGTGGCGCAGGCCGAAAACGAAAGCGGCAGCCTGAGCCAGTTTGATGTGTACCGCTACAACCAGGTTAATGCTAACCTGTATGGTGTTGAAGGTAACTTTACCCTGCACCCGGTAAGCTTCATCCATTTTGAAAATACTTTTGGCTACACTTATGCCCGCAATAATACGCTTGACAGGCCGCTGGCGTTCATCCCTGCCGGTACACTGAAAAACACGCTGCGTTTTGAGCCAACTATTAAAGGGTTGAAACAATCATACATTTCGGTAGGGATTGATAACTTCTTTAACCAGTACCGTTATGATTCCGCCTTTGAAACCGGCACCAAAGGCTACACGCTGTTAAATGCAGGCCTGGGCACAACGGTTAACTTTGGCAAACAACCAGTTAAACTGTATGTATCGGGTAATAACCTGGCCAACATCAAATACTATGACGCGCTTAGCCGTCTCAAACCCGGCCGGATAAGTTCGGAAGATCCGGAATTTGGTATTTATAATATGGGGCGCAATATTACCTTCGGTATTTATTTGCCATTGTCCATCAATTAATCATTAATAATGTTTCATATAAAAAGTCCTGCTGCCCGGCGGGACTTTTTTATTTTCCTGCCCCTCGCTTGGCGCACGTATTGTGAGACTGTCCGTGCAGGGATTACTTGTACCTTCCTGGTCATCGCCAGGTCAAACTCCCCTCTTAGAGGGTCGGGGGGCAAACATTTAGTTCTGTCTTCTGTATTTTTCTGTATGCGTAAAATACTTATACTTCTCCTCCTGGTATCTGCTGGCATGGCGGCAAAAGCCCAAGCCGATACGCTTTCTATTACGCTCGAAAATGTAAAATACCCGTACCCGGTTAGTTTTATGCCGATAAAAGTTGAAGGGCAGGATCTGCGCATGGCTTATATGGATGTAAAACCGGCTGCTCCAAATGGTAAAACAGTAATGCTTTTTCATGGCAAAAACTTTGGAGGCTATTATTGGACAGATGTGATCCGCGTGCTTAGTAACAAAGGTTACCGGGTGATTGTGCCCGACCAGATCGGCTTTGGCAAATCGTCGAAAGCATTTATTCATTATAGCTTTCATCAACTGGCAAGGTTTAACAAAAACCTGCTTGATAGCTTAGATGTTCAAAAGGTTACTTTAATGGGCCACTCCATGGGTGGGATGCTGGCAACCCGGTTCACGCTCATGTATCCCGGCAGGGTTGAAAAATTGCTGCTTGAAGATCCGATCGGCCTGGAAGATTATCGCACATTTGTTCCCTATGCAAGTGTCGAAGACGATTATAAAACCGAATTGAAAACCAGCTACGAGAGTGTTAAGAAGTATTATCAAACGTCGTACTTTACCACCTGGAAACCCGAATACGATTATTTGGTTGCGATTGGTGCCGGTGTAAGTAAAAGCGCCGACTTTCCCCGTTATGCCAAAGTAGCCGCGCTCACTTTTGAAATGATTTACGAGCAGCCGGTTTGTTATGAGTTCGGGCTCATTAAAGTGCCTGTGGTTTTGTTCATCGGCAAAGAGGATAAAACCATTGTAGGCAAGGCGCTGCTAAGCGAGGAGGAAAAAGCAAAACATGGACAATATAAAATATTAGGGCCCGAAACGGCTCAAAAGATCCCCGGCTGTAAGCTCATTGAGTTTGACAATTGCGGGCATATCCCGCATATTGAGGTTAAGGAGGCCTTTTTTAAATCCTTGACGGCGAATTTATAATTTAGGGATTTTGAGTATTTTTGAGCAAATGAAAGGGTGTTATGGAGGGTAGCCGCCGGGCGAGTTCCTAAAAAACCGTGATGGCGTATAAGATAGGCTTTAGCGATGATGTGCGGGGGACCGCGTTAGTGATAGGAGCGGATACCGGCCTTGTGATTAAGGCCTGTGCAGTATGAGCGGATAGCACGGGCCGCAGGCAACGCCCATATTAATATCGATCAAAAAAATATATTTAATAATCAATGATTTACGATCACGTCATTATATAAAGCAATCACACGCAAGCAAAGCGGCTCTGTATAGCATGCGGTTGCCACGCTGCTCGCAAATGACATGGTATAGAACAACATTATAACACGTGCAACTATCTGTAAATTCAACATCCCAATTACCGCAGGCTGCCGAAGCCATCCTGGCCAACTCGGCAGGGAATAAAATTTTTCTTTTTTATGGCGAAATGGGAGCTGGTAAAACAACGCTTATCAAAGCTTTATGCGAAGAACTTGGCGTAACCGAACAGGCAACCAGTCCGACGTTTTCAATTGTAAACGAATATACCGGGCGCGACAGCAGGATCTTTCATTTTGATTTCTATCGCCTTAAAAATCAAACAGAAGCATTGGATATGGGCTATGAGGAATATTTTTATAGCGATGCCTACTGTTTTATTGAGTGGCCCGAAAAAATTCCCGACCTGCTCCCCAACCGTTACACCAATATCCGGATCCGGGTTTTGGACAGCACCTCGCGCAGCATCAGCATGGAAAATTTTTAGTTTTATCATACATCGTTTTTTCTTATCTTCAACAGCCTTAAAAAAAACACATCATGAGTTCAGGGATATATAGCGGGTTTTCGGATATTGCCAAGCAAGCAATGTTGCAGCCCCAGGAGTCGTTGCTGGAGGTAAAAAGCAAAAAAAACAAGCTATACATCGGCATTCCCAAAGAGGTTTCCTTCCAGGAAAACCGCGTGCCCTTAACCCCGCTGTCGGTAGCGCTGCTGGTTAATAACGGCCACGAGGTGATGCTGGAGAGTAATGCCGGGCAGGCCGCCAATTTTTCGGATAAGGATTACAGTGAGCAGGGCGCGCAGATAGTATATGATACCAAAAAGGTTTACGAGGCCGATATCATTATCAAAATAGCCCCTCCTACCACTCATGAAATTGAGCTGATGAAACCCGGGCAGCTCCTGATCTCTACCCTGCAAATCGCTACGCTCAAGGCCGAAAGCATTCACGCGCTGATGGCCAAAAAGATCACCGCGCTAAGTTTTGAGCATTTGCGCGATGAGGGCAATACCCTTACGGTGGTGAGGGCCATGAGCGAAATTGTAGGTGCTACTTCCATACTTATAGCAGCCGAATATTTAAGCAATGTTTTTGAAGGCAAAGGCCTGATGCTGGGCGGCATAACCGGCGTTCCGCCAACCGAAATTGTGATTCTTGGTGCCGGAACCGTGGGCGAATACGCGGCACGCACCGCCATATCATTGGGTGCCGAGGTTAAGGTATTTGATCCGTCGATATACAAACTCCGCCGCCTGCAAAATAATATCGGCAACCGCGTTTTCACATCGGTGGTACAGCCTATTGTATTAGAAAAAGCCATCACCACCTGCGATGTGGCCATAGGCGCGCTCCGTGCCGAAGATGGCCGCAGCCCTTGCATTATTTCTGAAGCTACCGTTAGCCGCATGAAACGCGACTCGGTGATCATTGACGTAAGTATTGACCAGGGCGGCTGTTTTGAAACGTCCGAAGTTACCAATCACACCCACCCCGTTTTTCGCAAGTATGATGTAATTCATTATTGTGTGCCTAACATCGCATCGCGTGTAGCCCGTACCGCTACCTATGCGCTCACCAATATTTTTGCACCGATACTGCTTGATATCGGCGATATGGGCGGCATCAAAAACCTCATATGGCAAAAATCGGGGGTGCGTAACGCGGTTTATATTTACCAGGGCCAGCTTACCAATAAACACATTGGCGAGCGTTTCTCGATCCCCTGCAAAGACCTCGATTTGCTGATCGTATCGCACAGGTAAACAGCTAATATGAATTACCGGTATTTGATATTGCTGATATTTGTAGCGTGTACTTTGCGCGTTAATGCGCAGCATTATAAATATATCGACAGTGCAAAAATTTATGGTATTGCCCGCTATAAACTACAAGTTAAAGCAAATCCCGATAAACAGCTGGTTGAAATAAAGAAATATATCCCCGAAATTATCTTAGACCTGCGGTATGCTACCACGAACAATTTTATGCGCCGCCGTATGTACACAACGGCCAAAGCTTATGCAAGGCTCCCGGTTGTAAAAGCGCTTCAGCAGGTTGAAGCCGAATTAAAAATGCAGGGCCTTGGCCTAAAAATTTACGATGCCTATCGCCCCTATTCGGTTACTGTTAATTTTTATGAAATGGCCCCCGATACCAATTTTGTAGCCGACCCGCGCAAAGGCTCAAAGCATAACCGTGGTTGCGCTATTGACCTTTCCCTTATCGATATTAAAACCGGCAAAGAACTGGATATGCCAACCGGCTTTGATAGCTTTAGCCGTAAGGCCGGGGCAAACTATATGGATTTACCGCAGCAGCAAATTACAAACCGCGAATTATTAAAAACGATAATGGCCAAATATGGCTTCAGGGTGATCTCAACCGAATGGTGGCATTATGACTTTACGGGCTGGGAGAAATATGAGCTGCTGGATATTCCGGTACAGGCCCTCTAAATATTTTAAGCCCGTCCAAAACTCACAACTTTTATTTAAATCGCCCTACAAAAGGCATCAATATTGCTTAACCATTCACGAATAAGCATTAATCTACAAAAACACAGGCATGAAGTTTTTAAGCAAAGCATACTTTAAACAACTATGGAAGGTGTTGCTGGCATCGTTCACGGGCTTTTCAAAAGATAATGGCTTAAAATTAAGCGCCTCGCTGGCTTATTACACCGTTTTTTCAATTGCCCCTTTATTAATTATAGTAATATCTGTAGCCGGCCTGGTTTTTGGACAGGATGCCGCAACCGAGCGGTTGTACCCCGAAATTGTTCGTTATGTTGGCAAAACACCGGCAGCACAAATTCAGGATGCGTTAAAGCACCTTGCGCTATCCGGGAAATCGGGCATAGCAGTTGTTATTGGCGTGGTTACGCTTTTATTGGGCGCAAGCAGTATTTTTATCGAGATCCAGGATTCGCTTAATATAATCTGGAGGGTTAAAGCCAAGCCTAAAAGCGGCTGGATGCAATTGCTGAAAAACCGGTTTGTGTCCTTTTCGCTCATCATCAGCCTGGGCTTCCTGTTGCTGGCATCGCTTATTATCAACCTGGTTATAAGTGCCGTGAAGGATCAGATCCAGCATTTTTTTCCCGGTATCGATTCTTTTACGAAAGTATTTGTCCAGGTGCTAAACCTGGGCATTACCCTGGTGGTAATCACTACTTTGTTTGGCATCATATTTAAGTTTTTGCCCGATGTTAAAATCAAATGGCGCGATGTGCGCAGCGGCGCGGTATTTACAGCTATCCTGTTTATGATAGGACAGTACCTCATCAGCCTTTATATCCAATATACAGCGCAAGGGTCGGCATATGGTGCTGCGGGTTCTATTATTGTGATATTGGTTTGGATCTATTATACATCGGCCATATTGTACATCGGTGCCGAGTTTACCCAGGTATTTGCCGAGGCCAGCGGTAGCCATATCGAGCCCGCAGATTATGCCGTTCATGTTCAACAAACCGAGGTTGAACACCGCGTAAAAACCCTTCCACCTCAAAACCCCCAGCTTGAAGGGCATTTGAAAAAGGATGAGACAGGGAAAAAGGAGTAGGAAAGATTACGGTAAAAACGGGTATTATGCTGAGCATGACAACTTAAAAAAAGGGGGCATCCTGAGTGATTTAAATCCGTCGGACTCTGAAGAAAAATGACATCTGCGTCACGTCATTGCTGAGTTACGAAACAATCTCTTATAGGCAGACAAGGTGCTTAGTGGTATTGAACTTGCTTCGTCGCGCTCTTGGCCGCGCGGGGCCAGTTACTTTTGTCGCCACAAAAGTAACCAAAAAGGCTTGCAGCAGAGAGGCTTCTTTGCGCACAACCACTCCAGAACCCGTCGCGCCGGCCTTTGCCCTGCAAATCGGACAGAACCACGGGCTGCAATTATTTTGCCCTGCTTCGCACACAATGCCTCCGCTTCTGCAAAAACTTGCTATGCCCCTGCAGCCGCACCGCCCAGCATCATTCTGCTCGTTTTCACCCGAAGCTGATCTGCTGCGAAAAACCACATTTTTTATCTTGTCATGGGTAGCCCGTCGATGCATGGTGGGGTGGTCTGCGCGCGCCCCTTCGATAAACTCAGGGTGACAGGCCAATGCGGAGATAAAAACGGGTGTCATGCTGAGTAAATTAAATCCGGCGGCCTCTGAAGGTGAAATGACAAAAGAGGGACTGTCGGTCTGAGCCCGTCGAAGACTCGTGCGGAGAGGCCTGCCCGCCATACTTCGACTGGCTCAGTATGACACCCGTTTTTTAAGTTGTCATGGGTAGTTCCCGAGGCATGGTAGGCCGGGCCTCTGCGTATGCCCCTTCGATTGGCTGACATGAGATGTCGTAGAATCCAGACTTACGAAGTTTTCAAAACTTCGTAAGTCTTCCCCGGATTTGTCATTTGCACTAAACTATAAAAGGAAATGAAGATAAGATGCGTACAAATCAAATCCCGCCAATCCAAAATCCGTTTAATCCCGGTTCAGTTTTGCTACGATCTCATCCGCCGTCAATTTTTCCTGGACCCCGCTTGCCATGTCTTTAAATGTCAATAACCCCGTTTGCATTTCATCACCGCCGATAACCACCACATAAGGGATGTTTTTATTGTTAGCGTACTCCATCTGCTTTTTAATTTTTGCTCCGGCAGGATAGAGTTCGGTGTTGATATTGTTGCGACGGAGCTGCTGTAATAGAGGTAAGCTATAAAGTTCGCCTTCTTTATCGAAATTGCATATAAGCACCCGCGTGGTTTGGTTGCTGCCGGCCGGGAATAGGTTTAGCTCTTCCAGTACGTCATAGATCCTGTCAGCCCCAAAAGAGATCCCTGCGCCGGTAAGACCTTTTAAGCCAAACATGCCGGTAAGGTCGTCATAACGGCCACCGCCGCCGATGCTGCCCATATTTACTTCGTTGGTTTTCACCTCGAAGATGGCACCGGTATAGTAGTTTAAGCCGCGCGCAAGGGTAATATCCAATTCAAGCTTTGCGGTTTGAAGCGGACAGCGTTCTATATAGCCAAAAACGGTTTCTATTTCGTCGCAGCCTTTTAAACCAATCTCTGATTGGGCTAAAGCCCCGCGAAGGCTCGCCAGTTTTTCGGTGTTGTTGCCTTCAAGCAGGATAACAGGTTTTAGTTTGTCGATATCGGCATCGGTAAAACCTTTTTCGAGCAGCTCTTTAATCACGCCATCAAGGCCGATTTTGTCCAGCTTATCGATAGCTACAGTTAAATCAATGATGTTATCGGCTTTGTCTATAACCTGTGCAATGCCTGATAGTATTTTTCTATTATTGATTTTGATGCTGAAATCTTTAAGGCCAAGCTTGGTTAAAGCTTCATCATAGATCATGATAAACTCGGCTTCGTTCAGTAGTGAATCAGAACCAACTACATCGGCATCGCATTGGTAAAACTCGCGGTAGCGGCCGCGCTGCGGTCTGTCGGCGCGCCAAACCGGCTGCACCTGGAACCGCTTGAATGGAAAGGTGATCTCGTTTTGGTGTTGAACTACGTAACGGGCAAAAGGCACGGTTAGGTCGTAGCGCAGGGCTTTTTCGGAGATAGCAGACGCAACAGAATTAGAATTGCGTTCAATAAGTTTTTGTTCGTCAACCTTGGCCAGATAATCACCGCTGTTAAGTACTTTAAATATCAGCTTATCCCCTTCTTCTCCATATTTCCCCATTAAGGTCGATGAGTTTTCCATAGTTGGGGTTTCTATCTGCTGATAGCCGTATTTGCGGAAAACGGATTTAATAGTATCGAAAATATAATTGCGTTTCACCATTTCGGCGGGTGAAAAATCGCGTGTGCCTTTGGGTACGGATGGTTTAATGGATGCCATGCGGCAAATGTACAAAAAAGAGGATTATGCGGGGTTGTGCGTTTGCTTTGCATGTCTGTTACTAAGCATGCGGGCCACAAGCCGGGAGGCTTGCGGCAGCGATTAAAAAAGAAAAGCGGTTTCGCCTGCGAAACCGCTTTTCTTTTCCCCTTTTGCTAACGCCCGGCTCCAGCCGGGTGTTGACTATCAAACGGCCTCCGGCCGCCGAAGCCATGTTACGCAGGCCAGAAGCCAGGGAATAGTTGCCACCCGGCAGGAGCCGGGCAGCGGCGTAGTTTTTTTACTTATGCGTATGAAAACTCAAGCTTGTTGCAAAGCCAATAGTGACATAACCATAGCTATCTTCAAAAAACTGGTTGTAATCATCCTGTCCGCGGTAGCCTCCGCCAACCATAAGGGCGGCATCAGGCATAAACGGAAACTGGTAATAGTATTTCAGGCTTACATTTAAACGTTTCTTGAAATCAAAGGTTGAGTAATTATCGTACTTGTCGGCGATGTAAGTGAAGTCGAAGCGGATACGCTGCCAGTTTTGGTATACTTTTTTGTTCTTATCAATAGGGTCGGTATAGGCTTTGGCGAAGTTGTACATACGGCTACCATTAATGCGGATAAAGCCGTAATGATCTTTCAAGCCTTCGGATAAACCGAGGTTGAATAAACCGGCATGAACTTCTAAGCCCAGGTTATCATAGCGGTTGATGATGAGGTCTTTTTTATCAAAGCGTTTACCGCTGTAATAAGTTAAAGTATAAAAGTTGGTGGTGAACTTGCCGCTATCGCGGTTAAAGCTGCCGTCGGGATTAAGTGATGGTCCGCGTACGCCGTTGGAATGATGCGAGTAACCGAACGAAAAGAACTTTGGATTGTAAGTGTCCTCATTCACCCTGAAATACACCGTACCGCCCGGCATAAAACTTGGTGATTTTACCGGCGCGCCATGTGAGGCCAGCAGGCGGATCTTCACCCGTGGGGTAAACACAAAAAAGAAACGCGACTTCGGCGTGCTGAATAAAACGAAGTTAGGTGCCAGATCGGCAGTGAGCTGGGTTTTTATTTTGTTAAAGTAATCGTTTCCTCCTTCTGATACCCGCAGGTTTTGCTCGTAAATGTGATCAAATGCCTGGTTGATCAGCCGCTTTTTCATCAGTGCGCTGTCGGCTAATGTATCTGCCGGGGTAACGGAATGGCTATCTGCGGCCGCTTTTAAGCTATCGACAGCTATAAAAATAAACAGGGCACAAATTGCTTTTAATGCAAATACAAAATTGAAACGCGATGTTAAGCCGGACTTTTTAAAATCCGGTTTTATAAAATAAAAATTGATCAATGTAGTAAGTATTAGTTACCGATAATGTCTGGGTTGCAGATAATTATAGTTAGCCATATGTGTTAACATAGGGTTAATTATAATGGCGCAATATTACTTATTATAAGTTTTTTTGCAATCGGGCATATGTCAGCATTAAGTAAATGTATCGGCAATCGGCATCTTGTGACATTAGCCGGAAATTATGAATGTTTGTCGGCTGTTTCTGCGACTGATTGGGGGTATGTAACAGGGAAATTGTTGTAAAAAATATATGCTGGTAGAAAGCGTACGAATAAGAAATTTTTACACTAATTTTTTCAAATTAATCGAATTACACGAATTTTTCAATTGTATAAATTTGAGATTAGTGTAATTCGATTAATTGTGGTAAGTCGGCAAATAATTCGTGCGAAAATTTCTTACTGCGATTTGCAAATATTCAACCCGCGCGATTATGCAGAGTTTGTCTGCAGGCCTGCTACTCGTGACTTAGCAGACATTTTTTAAGCGCAGGCCCATTTTGCCCTTTGGGCAAAACAACACATATCAATCTGAAAATATGGTGGTGCTATTTTGTCAGTGCTTAGCATTGCTCAATCCGCTAATATGGAAAAACTTAAAAAACGGATAAAAAATCGCTGAAATATTCGCCGCCTCCTGTTCTGCATTTGAACCCCCTTTGATTATTCCTTTAAGTTTTATTTGTTGATAATCAAATGTTTAATGATGTTTCGCTCTGTTTTTTAGATGCCTGATTATCAATGTGTTTCATAAAAAAGCCGTTCCGCTGTTTCACTCTCAAAAAATGGAACAGTACTGTTTTTAAAAAAAATAACGGCCAGGGGTTTTTAAATTTTTTGTGGGGAATCAAAAAAATGGGACACCTCATTTGTTACAATCAGGTGCCTGCTCGATGTTATCCATCTACCATAAATTGTCCATTGTAACCAAGCTTTTACCTCAGTTTTCACAGGCTTATACTTTATTTTTGCGATAATCGTTTTAGCATTAAAAAAAAGCCAATATATTTAGCCCGACCTAAAAAAATGTTCACTTAATTTGCAATTAAAACGTTTTATCAAAATACGCCCTTAAACAGTTTTATACTTTTTAAGTCAGATACCTTGTACAAAGCAAAACAATGAAACCAACAGGAGCCGCCGCAACCAACCAACGCTATTTTAATGGCGGTTCTGATACTATAAAAACAACTATAATTTTATGAAAAAAATCATGCTTGGCCTGATGGCCATCCCGGCACTTTGCTTGTCGGCGTCGGCACAAACCAAGGGTTACACTCCCCTGTTCGATGGTAAAACCACCACCGGATGGCACACTTATCTTAAAAAAGACGTTACCGCCTGGAAAGTGGTTGACGGCACACTCCAGCTTGACCCCAAGGCCGAAGGCCAGGGCGATTTGGTTACCGACGGCGAATACGAAAACTATGAACTTGTTTTAGACTGGAATATCAGTAAAGAAGGAAACAGCGGCATTATTTTCGGCGTGCATGAAGATCCTCAATTTGGCGATACCTATTTAACCGGTATCGAAATGCAGGTGCTTGATAATAAAGATGCCAGCGATAACAAAAAAGCCAACCACCTTGCGGGTTCATTATATGATATGAAAGCCCCGTCAAAAGATGTAGCAAAACCTGCCGGCGAATGGAACAAAGTTAAACTGCGTAAAAAAGACGGTCAGCTTACTTTTTGGCTTAATGGAACCAAAATTGTTGATGTAAAAATTGGCAGCGAAGAGTGGGCGCAATTGTTAAATAACAGCAAGTTCAAAACCTGGAAAGGTTTTGCCGCCTATCCTAAAGGTCACATCGCATTGCAGGACCATGGCCATTTAGTTAGCTTCCGCAACATCGGCATTAAGGAGCTTTAATATTTTTGATGAACAGGGTACGGATATAGTGCCCTGTTCATATCTTTATACCATAACTTAAATTGTGTTAACATGCTCCAGGCATGTGTAATTTCTCTTCGTATAAGAAAGAAATTAACATGCTCCAGGCATGTGTAATTTCTCTTCGTATAAGAAAGAAGGATACTTTGATATAATATGAGCGATCTGCAAATTAAAAAATCATCAGCCACCTATGATGTGGTGATTGTTGGTTCGGGTGCCGGCGGGGGTATGGCCGGTTACGTTTTGGCTAACGCCGGGATAAAAGTTTTAATGCTTGAGGCCGGCGCTTATTTTGACCCCGCTAAAGATTCACAACAGTTAAAATGGCCATGGGAATCCCCGCGCCGCGGTGCCGGTACTACCCGTCCTTTCGGCGATTTTGACGCGGCCTATGGAGGCTGGCAAATTGATGGCGAGCCTTACACCACCAAAGATAAAACCGAGTTTTTCTGGTTCCGCTCACGGATGCTGGGCGGCCGTACTAATCACTGGGGCCGGATCTCATTAAGGATGGGCCCGCGTGATTTCCAGGCCAAAGACGGTCTTACCGACGATTGGCCAATCACTTATGATGATGTTAAGCCTTACTATGATAAGGTAGACCGTATGATAGGTGTTTACGGAACCAAAGAAGGTTTGGAGAATGAGCCGGATGGCATTTTCCTTCCTCCGCCAAAACCAAGACTTAATGAGCTGTACATAGTAAAAGGTGCTCAAAAAGCCGGTGTTAAAATTATTCCGGGCCGTGGTTCGGTATTAACAGAGGCTTTACCAGGCAATAAAGACCGTGGTGCATGTTTCTTCTGCGGGCAATGCGGTCGTAGCTGTAAAGTTTACGGCGATTTCTCGGCATCATCATGCCTGGTTATCCCGGCCATTAAAACGGGTAACTTAAAGGTGATTACCAACGCCATGGTACGCGAGGTGATTACCAATGCCGAAGGCCTGGCTGTCGGTGTATCATACGTTAATAAAGAAGATTTGCAGGAGTACCAGGTTAATGCGAAAACAGTTATCCTTGGCGCAAGCGCCGGCGAATCAGCCAGGATCCTGCTTAACTCAAAATCGGCCCAGCATCCGGGCGGTTTGGCTAACAGCAGCGGTGTTGTAGGGCATTATCTGCATGACTCAACCGGCTCAAGCGCAGGTGGTTTCCTTCCACAGTTGATGGACCGCAAGCGTTACAATGAAGACGGCGTTGGCAGTGTGCACATCTACTCGCCATGGTGGCTTGATAATAAAAAACTGGATTTTCCTCGCGGTTACCACATCGAATATGGTGGTGGTTTACACATGCCGTCATACGGTTTCAGCGGTGGTATCCAAAACATGAATGGTGTAGTGCCGGGCCGCGATGGTAAAATGAAAGAGGCCGGTGGTTATGGTGCATCATTAAAAGATGACTACCGTCGTTTTTATGGTACCCAGTTTGGTATGGCCGGTCGTGGTACTGCTATTGCCCGTTACGATAACTATTGCGAAATTGATCCTAACGTAGTTGATAAATACGGGA from Mucilaginibacter sp. SJ includes:
- the hisS gene encoding histidine--tRNA ligase, with amino-acid sequence MASIKPSVPKGTRDFSPAEMVKRNYIFDTIKSVFRKYGYQQIETPTMENSSTLMGKYGEEGDKLIFKVLNSGDYLAKVDEQKLIERNSNSVASAISEKALRYDLTVPFARYVVQHQNEITFPFKRFQVQPVWRADRPQRGRYREFYQCDADVVGSDSLLNEAEFIMIYDEALTKLGLKDFSIKINNRKILSGIAQVIDKADNIIDLTVAIDKLDKIGLDGVIKELLEKGFTDADIDKLKPVILLEGNNTEKLASLRGALAQSEIGLKGCDEIETVFGYIERCPLQTAKLELDITLARGLNYYTGAIFEVKTNEVNMGSIGGGGRYDDLTGMFGLKGLTGAGISFGADRIYDVLEELNLFPAGSNQTTRVLICNFDKEGELYSLPLLQQLRRNNINTELYPAGAKIKKQMEYANNKNIPYVVVIGGDEMQTGLLTFKDMASGVQEKLTADEIVAKLNRD
- a CDS encoding 3-keto-disaccharide hydrolase, with the translated sequence MKKIMLGLMAIPALCLSASAQTKGYTPLFDGKTTTGWHTYLKKDVTAWKVVDGTLQLDPKAEGQGDLVTDGEYENYELVLDWNISKEGNSGIIFGVHEDPQFGDTYLTGIEMQVLDNKDASDNKKANHLAGSLYDMKAPSKDVAKPAGEWNKVKLRKKDGQLTFWLNGTKIVDVKIGSEEWAQLLNNSKFKTWKGFAAYPKGHIALQDHGHLVSFRNIGIKEL
- a CDS encoding GMC oxidoreductase; protein product: MSDLQIKKSSATYDVVIVGSGAGGGMAGYVLANAGIKVLMLEAGAYFDPAKDSQQLKWPWESPRRGAGTTRPFGDFDAAYGGWQIDGEPYTTKDKTEFFWFRSRMLGGRTNHWGRISLRMGPRDFQAKDGLTDDWPITYDDVKPYYDKVDRMIGVYGTKEGLENEPDGIFLPPPKPRLNELYIVKGAQKAGVKIIPGRGSVLTEALPGNKDRGACFFCGQCGRSCKVYGDFSASSCLVIPAIKTGNLKVITNAMVREVITNAEGLAVGVSYVNKEDLQEYQVNAKTVILGASAGESARILLNSKSAQHPGGLANSSGVVGHYLHDSTGSSAGGFLPQLMDRKRYNEDGVGSVHIYSPWWLDNKKLDFPRGYHIEYGGGLHMPSYGFSGGIQNMNGVVPGRDGKMKEAGGYGASLKDDYRRFYGTQFGMAGRGTAIARYDNYCEIDPNVVDKYGIPVLRFHYKWAPDEIKQAKHMQETFQEIMHNMGGAIYGPPQGPETNYGLEAPGKIIHEVGTIRMGNDPKKSALNKWCQAHDCKNLFVVDAAPFVQQGDKNATWTILALSMRTAEYIIQERKKLNV